In Zingiber officinale cultivar Zhangliang chromosome 8B, Zo_v1.1, whole genome shotgun sequence, a single genomic region encodes these proteins:
- the LOC122017929 gene encoding anthocyanidin 5,3-O-glucosyltransferase-like — MEKKPTVVFYPVDGMGHVVPMVELAKLFVRHDFAADVVLMHSPTKHPSFDPFVARVSASHPSISFHQLPPPAESVDDPSSQSFLYSVRPNNPQFLQFLSSYRHESDVRAVVLDFFCTDALEVTAELRLRTHFFFSSGASDLGVCLYLPTMHASMDVSFGDLGDAPLHYPGMPPIPASHMPSHMMERENEMLKKMVRMFDRLPDADAILINSFDHFEAEAVEALRSGVCVPGRRMPSVYCVGPLVVDASGERNGERPACLEWLDAQPLGSVMFLCFGSMGSFSVDQLKQIATGLERSGQRFLWVVRAPPSGEGVNVILHPSEPDLDALLPEGFLERTKRRGMVVKSWAPQVEVLNHAAVGGFVTHCGWNSTLEAITAGVAMVAWPLYAEQRLNKVFLVDQMKLAVAMEGYDREMVTAEEVETKLRWVMESEGGKELRERAAAMKEKAAEARREGGSSQLAMLEVIAKELQLLKSN, encoded by the coding sequence aTGGAGAAGAAGCCGACGGTGGTGTTCTATCCGGTGGACGGCATGGGACACGTGGTGCCCATGGTCGAGTTGGCCAAGCTCTTCGTTCGCCACGACTTCGCCGCCGACGTCGTTCTCATGCACTCTCCCACAAAGCACCCCTCCTTCGACCCCTTCGTCGCTCGAGTTTCTGCTTCCCACCCTTCCATCTCCTTCCACCAGCTCCCGCCTCCGGCGGAATCCGTCGACGACCCATCCAGTCAATCATTCCTATACTCCGTCCGGCCGAACAATCCCCAGTTCCTCCAATTCCTCTCTTCCTATCGCCATGAATCCGACGTCCGCGCCGTCGTCCTCGACTTCTTCTGCACCGACGCGCTCGAAGTCACCGCCGAGCTTCGACTCCGAACTCACTTCTTTTTCTCATCCGGTGCCTCCGATCTCGGCGTTTGCCTCTACCTCCCGACCATGCACGCTTCCATGGACGTCAGCTTCGGCGACCTCGGAGACGCGCCGCTTCACTACCCGGGGATGCCCCCTATCCCGGCCTCCCACATGCCCAGCCACATGATGGAACGCGAAAACGAGATGCTTAAGAAGATGGTGCGCATGTTCGATCGTTTACCCGACGCCGACGCCATCCTTATCAATTCGTTCGATCACTTCGAAGCAGAGGCCGTCGAGGCTCTTCGAAGTGGGGTGTGCGTTCCGGGCCGTAGGATGCCGAGTGTCTACTGCGTCGGTCCGTTGGTCGTCGACGCTAGCGGAGAAAGAAACGGCGAAAGGCCCGCGTGCTTGGAGTGGTTGGATGCGCAGCCACTCGGAAGCGTGATGTTCCTCTGTTTCGGTAGCATGGGCTCGTTCTCGGTGGATCAGCTGAAGCAGATTGCAACTGGCTTAGAAAGGAGCGGGCAGCGGTTCCTGTGGGTAGTCCGGGCTCCTCCTAGTGGTGAGGGAGTGAATGTGATCCTGCATCCGTCTGAGCCGGACTTGGATGCTCTGCTGCCGGAGGGATTCTTGGAGCGGACCAAGCGGAGGGGGATGGTGGTGAAGTCGTGGGCGCCGCAGGTGGAGGTGCTGAATCATGCTGCGGTGGGCGGTTTCGTGACGCACTGCGGGTGGAACTCGACGCTGGAGGCGATCACCGCCGGGGTGGCGATGGTGGCGTGGCCGCTGTACGCGGAGCAGCGATTGAACAAGGTGTTTCTGGTGGATCAGATGAAATTGGCGGTGGCGATGGAGGGGTACGACAGAGAGATGGTGACGGCGGAGGAGGTGGAGACGAAGCTAAGGTGGGTGATGGAATCGGAGGGAGGGAAGGAATTGAGGGAGCGGGCGGCGGCGATGAAGGAAAAGGCGGCGGAGGCGAGGCGTGAAGGGGGGTCGTCGCAACTGGCTATGCTGGAAGTGATTGCCAAAGAACTTCAACTGCTCAAGTCAAACTAG
- the LOC122014446 gene encoding L-gulonolactone oxidase 3-like codes for MAAAIRNSMLLVVVISGWSALFASAKPPAPPVCCDDTGCVLSNAYGAWVDRQLCRTGQVVFPTTEEELRVAVSDARRERFKAKAASGFSHTIPKLACPPPENSVVISTAKYNSRIEVDVANRRVTADAGVGLRDLIDKVEAAGLSLVAAPYWEGVSIGGLISTGSHGSSWWGRGGAVHDHVESLSLVVPAPATEGHAKVVTLRRGDPLFNAASVSLGLLGIISQVTLSLEPSFKRRITYAFRDDSTFQDRFMDHARKHEFADITWFPSQHQAAFRFDDRVPLNTSGDGFNDFIGFQSNLMAISMAVRALEKAFDESRNVKGKCATASTELAYKKSIANGLRSNSLLFTGYPVVGRQGRMQTSGSCQHSSASDPFSSCAWDPRIQGLFFYETTAFFSPQSFKSFILDVKRLRDMNPDNFCGVDNYNGFMIRFVKRSESLLGQPEDSVVVDFNYYRASDPSTPRLNQDVWEEVEQMAFVKFGARPHWAKNRNVAFVGVQGKYPGFEEFLSAMKELDPEGMFQSPWSDEVIYGKETVKGDGCALEGLCICSEDRHCNPSKGSLCQHGLIYKEARVCRSID; via the exons ATGGCAGCCGCAATCCGGAATTCCATGTTGCTTGTCGTCGTCATCAGCGGATGGAGCGCGCTCTTCGCCTCCGCAAAGCCGCCGGCGCCGCCTGTTTGCTGCGATGACACTGGTTGCGTCCTCTCCAACGCCTACGGCGCCTGGGTCGACCGGCAGCTGTGCCGCACTGGTCAGGTTGTCTTCCCGACAACGGAGGAAGAGCTGCGCGTCGCCGTGTCTGATGCTCGTCGGGAGAGGTTCAAGGCCAAGGCGGCGAGCGGCTTCTCCCACACCATCCCCAAGCTCGCTTGCCCGCCGCCGGAGAACTCCGTCGTCATCAGCACCGCCAAGTACAACTCGAGGATCGAG GTGGATGTGGCGAACCGGAGGGTGACGGCGGACGCCGGAGTGGGGCTGCGGGATCTGATCGATAAAGTGGAGGCCGCGGGCCTGAGCCTGGTGGCGGCGCCGTATTGGGAGGGTGTGAGCATCGGCGGGCTCATCAGCACGGGATCGCACGGAAGCTCGTGGTGGGGCAGGGGAGGCGCCGTGCACGACCACGTCGAGAGCCTGAGCCTGGTGGTTCCGGCGCCGGCGACGGAAGGGCATGCCAAGGTCGTCACCCTGCGACGTGGGGATCCCCTGTTCAATGCAGCAAGCGTTTCCCTTGGGCTTCTCGGAATCATATCTCAG GTGACACTGTCGCTGGAGCCCAGCTTCAAGAGGAGAATCACCTACGCATTCCGGGACGATTCCACTTTCCAAGACCGGTTCATGGATCACGCCCGGAAGCACGAGTTCGCTGACATCACTTGGTTTCCGTCGCAGCACCAGGCGGCGTTCAGGTTCGACGACCGTGTACCACTCAACACCTCCGGCGACGGTTTCAACGACTTCATCGGCTTCCAATCGAATCTCATGGCCATTTCGATGGCAGTTCGAGCGCTTG AGAAGGCTTTCGATGAATCAAGAAACGTCAAAGGTAAGTGCGCCACCGCTTCCACGGAGCTAGCGTACAAGAAGTCGATCGCCAACGGCCTCAGGAGCAACAGCCTGCTCTTCACCGGCTACCCTGTCGTCGGCCGCCAAGGCCGGATGCAGACCTCCGGCTCCTGCCAACACTCGTCGGCATCAGACCCCTTCAGTTCCTGCGCGTGGGACCCCAGAATCCAAGGCCTCTTCTTCTACGAGACCACCGCCTTCTTCTCCCCCCAAAGCTTCAAATCCTTCATCCTCGACGTCAAGCGGCTCCGCGACATGAACCCCGACAACTTCTGCGGCGTCGACAACTACAACGGCTTCATGATCCGCTTCGTGAAGCGGTCGGAGTCCCTGCTGGGGCAGCCGGAGGACTCGGTCGTGGTGGACTTCAACTACTACAGAGCGAGCGACCCCTCGACGCCGAGGCTGAACCAGGATGTGTGGGAGGAGGTGGAGCAGATGGCGTTCGTCAAGTTCGGCGCCAGGCCGCACTGGGCCAAGAACAGGAACGTTGCTTTCGTTGGCGTCCAGGGGAAGTACCCTGGCTTTGAGGAATTTCTCTCGGCCATGAAGGAACTGGACCCCGAGGGCATGTTTCAGAGTCCATGGTCCGATGAGGTGATCTATGGCAAGGAAACAGTGAAGGGCGATGGCTGTGCATTGGAAGGGCTGTGCATTTGTTCAGAGGACAGGCACTGTAATCCAAGTAAAGGGTCCTTGTGTCAACATGGTCTAATATACAAGGAAGCAAGGGTGTGTAGGTCCATCGACTGA
- the LOC122016574 gene encoding 60S ribosomal protein L27-3-like: MVKFLKPNKAVIILQGRFAGRKAVIVRAFDDGTRERPYGHCLVAGIAKYPKKVIRKDSVKKTAKKSRVKPFLKLVNYNHIMPTRYTLDVDLKDVVTLDALQSRDKKVTASKDTKARFEERFKTGKNRWFFTKLRF, translated from the coding sequence ATGGTGAAGTTTCTGAAGCCGAACAAGGCGGTCATCATCTTGCAGGGGCGCTTCGCTGGGCGGAAGGCGGTGATCGTGCGGGCGTTCGACGATGGCACGCGGGAGCGTCCCTACGGCCATTGCCTGGTGGCCGGCATCGCCAAGTACCCGAAGAAGGTCATTCGTAAGGATTCGGTGAAGAAGACGGCCAAGAAGTCGCGCGTGAAGCCGTTCCTGAAGCTGGTGAACTATAACCATATCATGCCCACCCGTTACACCCTCGACGTCGATCTCAAGGACGTCGTCACCCTCGACGCGCTCCAATCCCGCGATAAGAAGGTCACTGCTTCAAAGGACACCAAAGCTCGCTTCGAGGAGCGCTTCAAGACCGGCAAGAACAGGTGGTTCTTCACCAAACtcagattttaa